From Chloracidobacterium sp. N, the proteins below share one genomic window:
- a CDS encoding long-chain fatty acid--CoA ligase — protein sequence MIGLGDYLGRRAVYSPEALAFVDASKPEPLRLTFAEANERATRVAAALRRLGVTAGDRVAILARDGIEHLDLFFACAKLGALHVPFNWRLHWREQLTILGQLRPRVLAFGADFVPTVSAMQETGELAGIHLVHLDSQPVADSLPLADWLATPAPDFIPMPVQPEDIAALIFTGGTTGTPKAAAISHRQIAWNTLNTVIHDLRHGDRYLNVFPLFHTGGLFVYTVPLAILGGTTILVRQFDAAQTLDLIARERVTVFAGVPTMYQMMQAAPNWDTADLSSLRFCTSGGAPLPLPVIEAYRTAKGICFKQGFGMTEFGPGVFALAPEDAERKAGSIGRPNFFVEAAVVDEQGHKLPPDTPGELVLRGPSGSSGYFGNPEATAASRDAEGWFHTGDMARQDAEGYFFIVDRKKDMFISGGENVYPAEIEQALYAHPAVAMCAVVGVPDPKWGEVGVACVVLKPDMTATEPELIAFLRDRLAGYKVPKAVRFFDALPISAAGKLLKRELRERLLGSPNG from the coding sequence ATGATTGGGCTGGGTGATTACCTTGGACGACGCGCCGTGTATTCGCCGGAAGCGTTGGCCTTCGTGGATGCTTCAAAGCCGGAGCCGCTTCGCCTGACCTTTGCCGAAGCCAATGAGCGGGCCACGCGCGTCGCTGCTGCTCTGCGCCGGCTGGGTGTCACCGCCGGCGACCGGGTGGCCATTCTTGCCCGCGATGGCATCGAACATCTCGACTTGTTCTTTGCCTGCGCCAAGCTCGGCGCGCTGCACGTGCCGTTCAACTGGCGGCTTCACTGGCGGGAACAACTGACCATCCTGGGGCAGCTTCGCCCGCGCGTGCTGGCCTTTGGCGCCGATTTCGTCCCGACGGTCAGCGCCATGCAGGAGACCGGCGAACTGGCCGGGATACACCTCGTCCATCTCGATTCCCAGCCGGTGGCCGACAGCCTGCCCCTTGCCGACTGGCTGGCAACCCCGGCGCCGGATTTCATCCCGATGCCGGTGCAACCAGAAGACATTGCGGCGCTCATCTTTACCGGCGGAACGACCGGCACGCCCAAAGCCGCAGCCATTTCGCACCGGCAGATCGCATGGAACACCCTCAACACAGTCATCCATGACCTGCGTCATGGCGACCGCTATCTGAATGTGTTTCCGCTGTTTCACACCGGCGGTCTGTTTGTCTATACCGTCCCGCTGGCCATTCTGGGCGGAACGACCATTCTGGTGCGGCAATTTGACGCCGCACAAACACTCGACCTCATCGCCCGCGAGCGGGTGACGGTCTTTGCCGGCGTCCCGACGATGTACCAGATGATGCAGGCCGCGCCCAACTGGGACACCGCCGATCTGTCTTCGCTGCGCTTCTGCACCAGCGGGGGCGCGCCGCTGCCGTTGCCCGTTATCGAAGCCTACCGGACGGCCAAGGGTATTTGTTTCAAGCAGGGTTTTGGGATGACCGAGTTCGGTCCCGGCGTCTTTGCCCTGGCACCGGAAGATGCCGAACGCAAAGCTGGCTCGATTGGGCGGCCCAACTTCTTTGTCGAAGCCGCCGTGGTGGACGAGCAAGGTCACAAACTGCCGCCGGATACACCCGGCGAGCTGGTACTGCGGGGGCCGTCCGGCTCATCCGGCTATTTTGGCAACCCGGAAGCCACGGCGGCCAGCCGCGACGCTGAAGGGTGGTTCCATACCGGCGACATGGCGCGGCAGGACGCCGAAGGCTACTTCTTCATTGTGGACCGCAAGAAGGACATGTTCATTTCCGGCGGCGAAAACGTCTATCCGGCTGAAATCGAACAGGCGCTCTATGCCCATCCGGCCGTGGCCATGTGCGCCGTTGTGGGCGTTCCTGACCCCAAGTGGGGCGAAGTCGGGGTGGCCTGCGTCGTGCTGAAGCCGGATATGACCGCCACCGAGCCGGAACTCATCGCCTTTTTGCGCGACCGTCTGGCGGGCTACAAGGTGCCCAAGGCAGTACGGTTTTTCGACGCCCTGCCCATCAGCGCTGCCGGCAAGCTGCTCAAGCGTGAGCTGCGCGAGCGGCTGCTTGGTTCACCCAACGGATAA
- a CDS encoding 3-oxoacyl-ACP synthase III family protein — MSRHVQILATGCYVPAQVVPNAVFDERFGEPVGDWLVANVGIHERRYLSEGETTSDMVTAAARQALERAQLNPTDLDLIIVATDTPDYLSPATASAVQAKLGASRAGTFDLNAACAGWVTALNQGALTLLGDTDYRYILVAGGYAMSRFLDPNDKYTATLFADGAGAVILGAAERPGFLAGKLQALGAFHDAMGIYTGGAFRPCTPETLATYGPPKVQFVRKFPRTFNTEYWPQLIRAALDKTNHALDDVDWFLFTQINLRTIEMVMQQLGQPLAKTHWVMDKWGYTGSACLPMALDDLVVTRRGLRPGQLVVFCASGGGIALAASVWRWQQG, encoded by the coding sequence ATGTCGCGCCACGTACAGATTCTTGCCACCGGCTGTTATGTCCCCGCCCAGGTCGTGCCCAACGCGGTCTTTGACGAGCGTTTTGGCGAACCGGTCGGAGACTGGCTGGTGGCCAATGTTGGCATCCACGAACGGCGCTACCTGAGCGAAGGTGAGACCACCTCCGACATGGTGACGGCCGCAGCCCGCCAGGCGCTCGAACGGGCGCAACTGAATCCAACCGACCTGGACCTCATCATCGTCGCCACGGACACGCCGGATTACCTTTCGCCGGCAACGGCTTCCGCCGTTCAGGCGAAGCTGGGAGCATCGCGCGCTGGTACGTTTGACCTCAACGCCGCCTGCGCCGGCTGGGTCACGGCGCTCAATCAGGGGGCGCTGACGCTTCTGGGTGACACCGACTACCGCTACATTCTCGTTGCCGGCGGCTATGCCATGAGCCGCTTTCTCGACCCAAACGATAAGTACACCGCCACGTTGTTTGCCGATGGCGCCGGGGCCGTCATCCTTGGCGCCGCCGAACGTCCGGGCTTTCTCGCCGGCAAGCTTCAGGCCCTTGGTGCGTTCCACGACGCCATGGGTATTTACACCGGCGGCGCTTTCCGCCCCTGTACACCGGAGACACTCGCCACGTATGGGCCGCCCAAGGTGCAGTTTGTTCGCAAGTTTCCACGCACCTTCAATACGGAATACTGGCCCCAACTCATCCGCGCGGCGCTTGACAAAACCAACCACGCCCTCGATGACGTGGACTGGTTCCTGTTTACGCAAATCAACCTGCGCACCATCGAAATGGTGATGCAGCAACTCGGACAACCGCTCGCAAAGACGCACTGGGTCATGGACAAGTGGGGCTACACCGGCTCGGCCTGTCTGCCTATGGCGCTCGATGACCTGGTTGTGACGCGGCGCGGTTTGCGTCCGGGGCAACTCGTCGTCTTCTGCGCCAGCGGCGGCGGGATTGCGCTGGCAGCTTCTGTCTGGAGGTGGCAGCAAGGATGA
- a CDS encoding alpha/beta fold hydrolase, with the protein MPCLTTNGINLYVEDTGGPYPPVLCIAGLGYDEWFWAQSVAPYLRDHYRLIMPANRGAGRSDKPAGPYTTAQMAADMLGVLDALALDRVIVVGHSLGGFIAQELTLAAPERVQKLVLAGTSFGGPQSIPPTPAAMAVLMLDRNLDPMELIRRGLETAVAPTFLAAKPPMLEALIAYRLTTPVPPAAFQSQLVAGATHDAAERISAITCPTLLLAGELDQVVPPGNVELLKAKLPHAETVIIPDAGHLFPIEKPQETAAALASFFGRTPEDASV; encoded by the coding sequence ATGCCCTGCCTGACCACCAACGGGATCAACCTCTATGTCGAAGACACCGGCGGCCCGTATCCGCCCGTCCTGTGCATTGCCGGCCTTGGCTATGACGAATGGTTCTGGGCGCAGTCGGTGGCACCCTACCTGCGGGACCATTACCGGCTCATCATGCCGGCCAACCGGGGCGCCGGGCGCAGCGACAAGCCGGCCGGGCCCTACACCACCGCCCAGATGGCTGCCGACATGCTGGGCGTCCTGGACGCCCTGGCGCTCGACCGCGTCATCGTCGTCGGCCATTCCCTGGGGGGCTTCATTGCGCAGGAATTGACGCTGGCCGCGCCGGAGCGGGTGCAGAAGCTCGTTCTGGCCGGCACGAGTTTTGGCGGCCCGCAGTCCATCCCGCCGACGCCGGCGGCTATGGCCGTTCTCATGCTCGACCGGAACCTCGACCCGATGGAACTCATCCGCCGGGGGCTGGAAACGGCTGTGGCGCCCACCTTTCTCGCCGCCAAACCGCCAATGCTCGAAGCCCTGATTGCCTACCGGCTGACGACGCCCGTGCCGCCCGCAGCTTTCCAGAGCCAGCTTGTGGCCGGCGCGACTCATGACGCAGCGGAACGCATCAGCGCCATTACCTGCCCGACCCTGTTGCTGGCCGGGGAACTCGACCAGGTGGTGCCGCCCGGCAATGTCGAGCTTCTCAAGGCCAAACTGCCCCACGCGGAAACCGTCATCATCCCCGACGCCGGACATCTGTTCCCCATCGAGAAACCCCAGGAAACCGCTGCCGCGCTGGCCAGTTTTTTTGGTCGCACCCCGGAAGACGCATCGGTCTGA
- a CDS encoding long-chain fatty acid--CoA ligase: protein MTVLPAPTFDWLAIRARLSPDRIALRDAAQDYASVTYRQWFERVNQTAHFLHDRLGVRPGDRVAVLARNSVAYLDIWFALGQLGGILQNLNWRLSRRELATLVADAAPVAILADATHRETAAELAQPHALQRVSLDDSDPTAIALGERATCPTTPMPPPPITPESPWVVCYTGGSTGTPKGAVLSHRAIFANAINTVLSWGIRPDDVTLLDAPLFHTGGLNVLTAPLVATGGTSIVASGFAPEQTFDAIEHHGVTILFGVPTMFIELQRHPRWATADFSRLRFVISGGAPCPMPVFEAFRAKGVAFRTGYGLTEAGPNNFWLPDAEVHSKPGAVGYPLWSVEARLVRSDGTPCTTDEVGELCLRGPHLFSGYWNNTAATAAALDAESWLHTGDLATCDGDGCFRIVGRLKDMFISGGENVYPAEVESVLYECPAVAEAAVLGVPDPTWGEVGVAFVVLTGECSDAELTAFCRARLAGYKVPKRFIRLPALPKTGAHKVDKVTLRAQLTQPDAPH, encoded by the coding sequence ATGACTGTTCTCCCGGCTCCGACATTTGACTGGCTGGCCATTCGCGCGCGGCTTTCCCCCGACCGCATCGCGCTGCGGGATGCCGCGCAGGACTATGCGTCGGTGACGTATCGCCAGTGGTTCGAGCGCGTCAATCAAACGGCACACTTTCTGCATGACCGGCTGGGCGTCCGCCCCGGCGACCGCGTTGCCGTCCTGGCGCGCAACAGCGTCGCCTACCTCGACATTTGGTTTGCCCTGGGACAACTCGGCGGCATCCTGCAAAACCTCAACTGGCGGCTGAGCCGGCGCGAACTGGCAACGCTGGTTGCGGACGCAGCCCCGGTCGCCATCCTGGCCGATGCCACCCACCGTGAAACAGCCGCCGAACTGGCCCAGCCGCACGCGCTCCAGCGCGTCAGTCTCGATGACAGCGACCCCACGGCCATCGCCCTTGGCGAACGTGCCACCTGTCCCACAACGCCGATGCCGCCGCCGCCCATCACGCCCGAATCCCCCTGGGTGGTCTGCTACACCGGCGGCTCCACCGGTACGCCCAAAGGAGCCGTCCTCTCCCACCGCGCCATCTTTGCCAATGCCATCAATACGGTGCTGTCCTGGGGCATACGGCCCGACGACGTGACGCTGCTCGACGCGCCGCTGTTCCACACGGGCGGGCTGAACGTCCTCACCGCGCCGCTCGTCGCCACTGGCGGCACGAGTATTGTCGCCAGCGGGTTTGCGCCGGAACAAACCTTTGACGCCATCGAGCATCACGGCGTGACGATCCTCTTTGGCGTGCCCACGATGTTTATTGAGCTTCAGCGGCATCCCCGCTGGGCCACGGCGGACTTCAGCCGGCTCCGCTTTGTCATCAGCGGTGGCGCGCCCTGCCCGATGCCCGTGTTTGAAGCGTTTCGGGCCAAGGGCGTCGCCTTCAGAACCGGCTATGGACTGACCGAAGCCGGCCCCAACAACTTCTGGCTGCCGGATGCCGAAGTCCACAGCAAACCCGGCGCCGTCGGCTATCCGCTCTGGTCCGTCGAAGCCCGGCTTGTGCGGTCGGACGGCACCCCCTGCACCACCGACGAAGTGGGGGAGCTGTGCCTGCGCGGGCCGCACCTTTTCTCAGGCTACTGGAACAATACGGCCGCCACGGCCGCGGCGCTCGACGCCGAAAGCTGGCTCCATACAGGCGATTTGGCAACCTGCGACGGCGACGGATGCTTCCGCATTGTCGGCCGGCTCAAGGACATGTTCATTTCCGGCGGCGAAAACGTCTATCCGGCCGAGGTCGAAAGTGTGCTGTACGAATGTCCGGCGGTCGCCGAAGCCGCCGTGCTGGGCGTTCCTGACCCAACCTGGGGCGAGGTCGGCGTGGCCTTTGTCGTCCTGACCGGGGAATGCTCCGATGCCGAACTGACCGCATTCTGCCGCGCCCGGCTGGCCGGTTACAAAGTTCCCAAACGCTTCATTCGCCTGCCGGCCCTTCCCAAAACCGGCGCCCACAAGGTGGACAAAGTGACGCTGCGGGCACAACTCACCCAACCGGACGCACCACATTGA
- the phaR gene encoding polyhydroxyalkanoate synthesis repressor PhaR, which translates to MPDTRTIKRYGNRRLYDTASGGYLTSQDVVDIIRQGYDIRVVDSRTGEDVTKPVLVNIILEEEKLRQNLLPVSFLLQLIRLQGETLQDFFQNYLTASLEAYLKTRQEFDRRFREWLNLGAAMSGLGSADADAVSPVPAPPPARLAAKRPARRQSKNQSKDQPRRQTERKSRRSPS; encoded by the coding sequence ATGCCTGACACACGTACCATCAAACGCTACGGCAACCGTCGGCTCTATGACACGGCGTCCGGGGGGTACCTGACCAGCCAGGACGTGGTGGACATCATCCGCCAGGGGTACGATATTCGCGTCGTGGACTCGCGCACCGGCGAGGATGTCACCAAGCCGGTGCTTGTCAACATCATTCTCGAAGAAGAAAAACTGCGCCAAAACCTGCTGCCGGTGTCCTTCCTGCTGCAACTCATCCGCCTGCAGGGGGAAACGCTTCAGGACTTCTTTCAAAACTACCTCACGGCCAGTCTCGAAGCCTATCTCAAGACGCGTCAGGAATTTGACCGACGGTTCCGGGAATGGCTCAACCTCGGCGCGGCCATGTCCGGACTCGGCAGCGCGGACGCTGACGCGGTCAGTCCCGTTCCAGCGCCGCCGCCAGCCCGGTTGGCCGCCAAACGGCCGGCCAGACGCCAGTCCAAAAACCAATCCAAAGACCAACCCAGGCGCCAGACGGAGCGCAAAAGCCGTCGTTCCCCGTCATGA
- a CDS encoding efflux RND transporter permease subunit, protein MQKLAEICIRRPVFAAMLILSLVVVGLAGYFRLGVDRFPSVDLPTVTIRTALPGASPEEVETEISQRIEEAVNTVDGIDQLRSVSGPGISLVLVTFKLNRDIETATQDVRDRINAVLRDLPVEALPPVVQKFDNDSTPVLSIALSADRPLRELTELADKIVKIRLERAGGVGEVRIIGGLNRAINVWVEPERLAAYRIPITQVRQAIQRQNADIPGGNVDAGKREMTLRTLGRYTDPRDFENLTVALLNGRPIYVHDIGYVEDGTKEPRSLARLNGTPTVTLEIRRQSGANTVEVINNVKQELERVAGQLPGDVRLEIIRDQSRYIEAALHEIQTHLVLGSLLACLAVLLFMRSWRSTIIAGVAIPASVISTYGMMWALGFTLNGVTMLALVLMVGVVIDDAIVVLENIFRFIEEKGLPPMAAAREATAEIGLAVLATTLSLVVIFLPVSFMSSISGRFLYQFGLTAAVAILVSLLVSFTLTPMMSSRLLRAADAAAQHGSAHRPAASRRGFYGLIERAYLALLRLSLRHRLAVSLLVLLVMASGVPLYQAVRQEYTPSNVDESEFEMNVNGPEGTSLAAMDETMRAIEQDVRTTPGVALVLATAGGSFLGGVNQGNLYVRMVPHDVRTFSLTRLWRETWRGRPLDAFKGNFTQRELMQTLRAKMRKYAPFRVSLRNATSFNIGGGNFEIDFVLRGPDLVALARYGEQLREKAMQLGGIVDTDTTLKLDKPELRVVIDRQRAADLGVETADIATSLRLMVGGDDRVSRYRDVALNEDYDVQIRLVNGQRNDREAILRLYVPSSRGGLVPLSNLVTITEETSPSRIDRLDRQRQVSLRGGVGPGYALADRLEALKKAVAEMNLPTAYTYAVSGRGRELERTFTEFIFAFLLSVVFMYMILASQFESLIHPVTILLSLPLSAPFALLSLWLTNDTLNLYSALGILVLFGVVKKNSILQIDQMNVLRAQGLERQTAIVQANQNRLRPILMTTLALVAGMLPLAIGTGPGAEERRSIALVVIGGQSLSLLLTLLVTPVAYSIFDDLAATRFWHGLAGRWKPLGRVWRDRSPARDKADPTEQPAKTTGET, encoded by the coding sequence ATGCAGAAACTTGCCGAAATCTGTATTCGCCGCCCGGTTTTTGCGGCCATGCTCATCCTGTCGCTGGTCGTCGTCGGGCTGGCCGGCTACTTCCGGCTCGGTGTGGACCGCTTTCCTTCGGTTGACCTGCCGACCGTCACCATCCGCACGGCGCTGCCCGGCGCATCGCCGGAAGAAGTTGAAACCGAGATTTCACAGAGGATTGAAGAGGCCGTCAACACAGTGGACGGTATTGACCAGCTCCGGTCGGTTTCCGGCCCCGGCATTTCACTGGTGCTGGTGACGTTCAAGCTCAACCGGGACATCGAAACGGCGACGCAGGATGTGCGGGACCGGATCAATGCCGTTCTGCGCGACCTGCCCGTGGAGGCTCTGCCGCCCGTGGTGCAGAAGTTCGACAACGACAGCACACCGGTGCTCTCCATTGCCCTGTCGGCTGACCGTCCGCTTCGGGAACTGACCGAGCTGGCGGACAAAATCGTGAAAATCCGCCTCGAACGCGCCGGGGGCGTCGGGGAGGTCCGCATCATTGGCGGTCTCAACCGCGCCATCAACGTCTGGGTTGAACCGGAACGCCTCGCGGCCTACCGGATTCCCATCACCCAGGTGCGCCAGGCCATCCAGCGCCAGAACGCGGACATTCCCGGCGGCAATGTGGATGCCGGCAAACGCGAAATGACGCTCCGCACGCTGGGGCGCTACACCGACCCGCGCGACTTCGAGAACCTGACCGTGGCCCTGCTCAACGGCCGGCCCATCTACGTTCACGACATCGGCTACGTCGAAGACGGAACGAAGGAACCGCGGTCACTGGCGCGGCTGAATGGCACGCCGACCGTCACGCTCGAAATCCGGCGGCAGTCCGGCGCCAACACGGTCGAGGTCATCAACAACGTCAAGCAGGAACTGGAGCGTGTGGCGGGGCAGCTTCCGGGGGATGTCCGGCTGGAAATCATCCGCGATCAGTCACGGTATATCGAAGCGGCGCTGCACGAGATTCAGACCCACCTGGTGCTGGGCAGTCTGCTGGCCTGTCTGGCCGTGCTGCTCTTTATGCGTTCGTGGCGCTCGACCATCATCGCCGGCGTCGCCATTCCGGCTTCGGTGATTTCAACCTACGGCATGATGTGGGCGCTGGGCTTTACCCTCAACGGCGTCACAATGCTGGCGCTGGTGCTCATGGTCGGGGTCGTCATTGACGATGCCATCGTGGTGCTGGAAAACATCTTCCGCTTCATCGAGGAAAAGGGACTGCCGCCAATGGCTGCGGCCCGGGAAGCAACGGCCGAGATTGGACTGGCCGTGCTGGCCACCACGCTTTCACTGGTCGTCATCTTCCTGCCGGTGTCGTTTATGTCCTCGATTTCGGGCCGCTTCCTGTATCAGTTCGGCCTGACGGCGGCCGTTGCCATTCTCGTTTCGCTGCTGGTGTCCTTCACCCTGACGCCGATGATGAGTTCACGGCTGCTCCGGGCGGCGGACGCGGCGGCCCAGCACGGCTCGGCGCACCGGCCGGCGGCCTCCCGACGCGGTTTCTACGGCCTTATCGAGCGCGCCTACCTGGCGCTGCTGCGGCTCTCCCTGCGGCATCGCCTGGCAGTTTCCCTGCTGGTCCTGCTTGTCATGGCTTCCGGGGTGCCGCTGTACCAGGCTGTCCGGCAGGAATACACGCCGTCGAATGTGGATGAGTCGGAGTTTGAAATGAACGTGAACGGCCCGGAAGGCACGAGTCTGGCGGCCATGGATGAGACCATGCGCGCCATCGAACAGGACGTGCGGACGACGCCGGGCGTGGCACTGGTGCTGGCCACGGCTGGCGGCTCGTTTCTGGGCGGGGTGAACCAGGGCAACCTGTACGTCCGCATGGTGCCACATGACGTGCGGACCTTTTCCCTGACGCGCCTGTGGCGGGAAACCTGGCGGGGACGCCCGCTCGATGCCTTCAAAGGCAACTTCACGCAGCGCGAGCTGATGCAGACCCTGCGCGCCAAAATGCGCAAGTACGCCCCCTTTCGCGTCAGCCTGCGCAATGCAACCTCATTCAATATCGGCGGCGGAAACTTTGAGATTGATTTCGTCCTGCGTGGCCCCGATCTGGTGGCGCTGGCGCGCTATGGCGAACAGCTCCGGGAAAAAGCCATGCAGTTGGGGGGCATCGTGGATACCGACACGACGCTGAAGCTGGACAAACCGGAACTGCGGGTGGTGATTGACCGCCAGCGGGCGGCTGACCTGGGCGTGGAGACGGCCGACATTGCCACGAGTCTGCGGCTCATGGTCGGGGGCGATGACCGGGTTTCCCGCTACCGGGATGTGGCGCTCAACGAGGATTACGACGTGCAAATCCGGCTGGTCAACGGCCAGCGCAACGACCGGGAAGCCATCCTGCGCCTGTACGTGCCCTCATCGCGGGGCGGACTTGTTCCCCTGAGCAACCTGGTCACGATTACGGAGGAAACCAGCCCGTCACGCATTGACCGTCTGGACCGGCAGCGGCAGGTATCGCTGCGGGGCGGCGTCGGCCCGGGCTACGCCCTTGCCGACCGGCTGGAGGCGCTCAAGAAAGCCGTTGCGGAGATGAACTTGCCCACAGCTTACACCTATGCGGTTTCAGGGCGTGGGCGCGAACTCGAACGCACCTTCACCGAGTTCATCTTTGCCTTTCTGCTCTCGGTGGTGTTTATGTACATGATTCTGGCTTCCCAGTTTGAGAGCCTCATCCATCCGGTCACGATTCTGTTAAGTCTGCCGCTGTCGGCGCCCTTTGCCCTGCTCTCCCTGTGGCTGACCAACGACACGCTCAACCTGTATTCGGCGCTGGGGATTCTGGTGTTGTTTGGCGTCGTCAAGAAAAACTCCATCCTGCAGATTGACCAGATGAATGTGCTTCGGGCGCAGGGGTTGGAACGTCAGACGGCGATTGTGCAGGCGAATCAGAACCGGCTGCGTCCCATCCTGATGACGACCCTGGCGTTGGTGGCCGGGATGCTTCCGCTGGCCATCGGCACGGGGCCGGGGGCGGAAGAACGGCGCTCGATTGCCTTGGTGGTCATTGGCGGACAGAGTCTCTCCCTGCTGCTGACGCTGCTGGTCACGCCGGTGGCCTATTCCATCTTTGACGACCTCGCCGCCACCCGTTTCTGGCACGGCCTTGCCGGCCGGTGGAAACCCCTGGGGCGGGTCTGGCGCGACCGGTCGCCCGCCAGAGACAAAGCCGACCCCACGGAACAACCGGCCAAAACCACCGGTGAAACCTGA
- a CDS encoding efflux RND transporter periplasmic adaptor subunit, translated as MITTIAHRLGMGMFSVAVLFGVAGNLACQRDLARAARGDASPTPEVRRVKTTPVTRTQVEHVVTALGTLAPLEQATLRVKVPGRLQSIPVDLGTTVRPGQLVAQIEPDDYRLRVQQAAAALAQARARLGLPAEGSSDRVDPEQTGLVRQARAVLEQAQVERERFQALLDQGIISRSQFDAADAAYKVALSRYQDALEEINNRLGILAQRRSELAIAQQQLDDTAVLAPFGGVVQERLGNIGEFLAAGSPVATILKLNPLRLRVEIPERETYQIKPEQKVRVTVEGSDKAYTGIVKRLSPALLEQNRILIIEAEVSHDGSLKPGSFARAEIVTNDRETAVTVSPRAIVTFAGIDKVLTIRDGKALERPVTLGRRTAEWVEIVKGVQVGDEVILDPANLQTGHPVVIAD; from the coding sequence ATGATCACCACCATCGCACACAGGCTCGGCATGGGGATGTTCTCCGTTGCCGTGCTGTTTGGCGTCGCCGGCAATCTGGCCTGCCAGCGCGATCTGGCCCGGGCGGCCCGGGGCGACGCGAGTCCGACACCTGAAGTCCGGCGCGTCAAAACGACGCCAGTAACCAGAACACAGGTCGAACATGTTGTCACGGCGCTGGGCACGCTGGCCCCCCTGGAGCAGGCCACCCTGCGCGTCAAGGTTCCCGGACGGCTCCAGTCCATTCCCGTTGATCTGGGAACCACCGTCCGACCGGGGCAGCTTGTGGCCCAGATCGAACCCGACGATTACCGTCTCCGCGTCCAGCAGGCGGCGGCGGCGCTCGCCCAGGCCCGCGCCCGGTTGGGGCTGCCGGCCGAGGGCAGCAGTGACCGGGTTGACCCGGAGCAGACCGGTCTGGTCCGCCAGGCCAGGGCCGTTCTCGAACAGGCGCAGGTGGAGCGCGAACGCTTCCAGGCGCTGCTCGATCAGGGCATCATCTCGCGGTCACAGTTCGACGCCGCCGATGCGGCCTACAAGGTCGCGCTCAGCCGCTACCAGGACGCGCTGGAGGAAATCAACAACCGGCTGGGCATCCTGGCCCAGCGGCGGTCGGAACTGGCCATCGCCCAGCAGCAGTTGGATGACACCGCCGTGCTGGCCCCCTTTGGCGGGGTCGTGCAGGAACGCCTTGGCAACATCGGGGAGTTCCTGGCCGCCGGCTCGCCCGTGGCCACCATTCTCAAACTCAATCCCCTGCGGCTGCGGGTGGAGATTCCCGAACGTGAAACCTACCAGATCAAGCCGGAGCAGAAGGTGCGCGTCACCGTCGAAGGCAGCGACAAAGCCTACACCGGCATCGTCAAACGGCTGAGTCCGGCGCTGCTGGAGCAGAACCGGATTCTCATCATCGAAGCGGAAGTCAGCCACGACGGGTCTCTCAAGCCGGGGTCCTTTGCCCGGGCCGAGATCGTCACCAACGACCGCGAAACGGCCGTGACCGTTTCTCCGCGCGCCATCGTGACCTTTGCCGGGATTGACAAGGTACTGACCATCCGGGACGGCAAGGCGCTGGAACGACCGGTCACGCTCGGACGCCGGACGGCGGAATGGGTCGAAATCGTGAAGGGCGTGCAGGTCGGCGATGAGGTCATCCTCGATCCGGCCAACCTGCAAACCGGACACCCGGTCGTTATCGCGGACTGA